Proteins encoded by one window of Rhodobacteraceae bacterium IMCC1335:
- the grxD gene encoding Grx4 family monothiol glutaredoxin yields the protein MSETQVQIEETIKSNSVVLYMKGTKEMPQCGFSSRIAGVLNYMDVDYKDINVLADDAIRQGIKEFADWPTIPQLYVNGEFIGGCDIVTEMTLSGELDTLFSENNVAFDKDAADKIREANG from the coding sequence ATGAGCGAAACTCAAGTACAAATAGAAGAGACCATCAAATCAAATTCTGTCGTGCTGTACATGAAGGGCACCAAAGAGATGCCGCAATGCGGGTTTTCAAGCCGTATCGCTGGTGTGTTGAATTATATGGATGTCGATTACAAAGATATCAATGTTTTGGCCGATGATGCGATCCGTCAGGGAATCAAAGAATTTGCTGATTGGCCAACGATTCCTCAACTCTATGTGAATGGTGAATTTATCGGCGGATGCGATATTGTTACCGAGATGACCTTATCGGGTGAATTGGATACGCTTTTTTCAGAGAATAACGTCGCCTTCGACAAGGATGCCGCCGATAAAATTCGCGAAGCAAACGGATAA
- the mmsA gene encoding CoA-acylating methylmalonate-semialdehyde dehydrogenase, with product MTELTHYIGGAHVKGTSGRFADVYNPATGEVQAKVPLASAAEISQAVEIAETAQRAWGAVNPQRRARVMMKFVDLLNRDMDQLAEALSREHGKTLPDAKGDVQRGLEVVEYCIGAPQMLKGEFTDSAGPGIDMYSMRQALGVTAGITPFNFPAMIPMWMFAPAIVCGNAFILKPSERDPSVPLMLAELMEEAGLPKGVLQVVNGDKEAVDAILDNPVIQSIGFVGSTPIAEYIYGRGCSNGKRVQCFGGAKNHMIIMPDADMDQAADALIGAGYGAAGERCMAISVAVPVGDETADRLIEKLVPRIEKLKVGPYTADDEVDYGPVVTKAAQQNILGLVESGIKQGAELVVDGRDFSLQGYEDGFFVGPHLFDRVTPEMDIYKKEIFGPVLSTVRAGSYEEAISLAMDHEYGNGTAIFTRDGDAARDFANRINIGMVGINVPIPVPLAYHTFGGWKKSVFGDLNQHGPDAFKFYTRTKTITSRWPSGIKEGGEFNFKAMD from the coding sequence ATGACTGAATTAACGCATTATATTGGTGGGGCCCATGTAAAAGGAACCTCCGGGCGCTTTGCGGATGTGTACAATCCCGCCACCGGGGAGGTGCAAGCAAAAGTGCCTCTGGCGTCAGCCGCCGAGATATCTCAGGCTGTAGAAATTGCCGAAACGGCGCAGCGCGCATGGGGGGCCGTGAACCCGCAGCGACGTGCCCGCGTCATGATGAAATTTGTCGACCTGCTGAACCGTGATATGGATCAACTTGCCGAAGCGCTTAGCCGGGAACATGGCAAAACTCTGCCAGATGCCAAAGGCGATGTGCAGCGCGGTTTGGAAGTGGTGGAATATTGCATCGGTGCACCGCAAATGCTCAAGGGCGAATTCACCGATAGCGCCGGCCCTGGCATTGATATGTATTCGATGCGTCAGGCATTAGGGGTTACGGCTGGAATAACCCCATTCAACTTTCCCGCAATGATCCCGATGTGGATGTTTGCGCCGGCGATTGTCTGCGGCAATGCCTTCATTCTCAAACCATCAGAAAGAGACCCTTCAGTGCCTTTAATGCTTGCGGAGCTGATGGAGGAGGCAGGGTTGCCAAAAGGCGTTTTACAAGTGGTGAATGGCGATAAAGAAGCGGTTGACGCGATTTTGGACAATCCTGTGATCCAATCGATCGGATTTGTCGGATCAACGCCGATCGCCGAGTATATTTACGGGCGCGGCTGCAGCAATGGCAAACGCGTTCAGTGCTTTGGTGGTGCCAAGAACCATATGATCATCATGCCAGATGCGGATATGGATCAGGCAGCCGATGCGTTGATAGGCGCCGGATATGGGGCTGCAGGCGAGCGCTGTATGGCGATTTCGGTTGCGGTGCCTGTAGGCGATGAAACCGCTGACCGCCTGATTGAAAAATTAGTGCCGCGTATTGAAAAACTGAAAGTTGGCCCTTACACGGCGGACGATGAGGTTGATTATGGCCCGGTTGTCACCAAAGCTGCGCAACAAAATATTCTGGGATTGGTAGAAAGCGGCATAAAGCAAGGCGCGGAATTAGTTGTCGATGGGCGTGATTTCAGCCTGCAAGGCTATGAAGATGGATTTTTTGTTGGCCCGCATCTTTTTGACCGGGTCACTCCAGAAATGGACATCTATAAAAAGGAAATTTTTGGCCCAGTTCTCAGCACAGTACGCGCCGGAAGCTATGAAGAAGCCATCTCATTGGCTATGGATCATGAATATGGCAATGGCACGGCAATTTTCACGCGCGATGGAGATGCGGCGCGCGATTTTGCCAATCGGATCAATATTGGCATGGTCGGTATTAACGTTCCAATCCCAGTGCCCCTTGCCTATCACACTTTTGGTGGTTGGAAAAAATCCGTGTTTGGCGATTTGAACCAACACGGGCCCGACGCGTTTAAATTCTATACAAGAACCAAAACCATCACGTCTAGATGGCCCTCTGGGATCAAAGAAGGCGGCGAGTTTAACTTTAAAGCGATGGATTAA
- a CDS encoding BolA/IbaG family iron-sulfur metabolism protein, which yields MAMTAQEIEDLIRAEFPDADITIKDLRGDGNHYAAEVIDASFRGKNRVQQQRSVYAALKGKMDGAHGELHALALTTKAP from the coding sequence ATGGCTATGACGGCGCAGGAAATAGAAGATCTTATTCGGGCTGAATTTCCCGATGCTGATATCACGATCAAAGATTTGAGGGGCGACGGCAACCATTATGCCGCCGAGGTAATTGACGCCAGTTTCCGAGGCAAAAATCGGGTTCAACAGCAAAGATCTGTTTATGCCGCGCTAAAGGGTAAAATGGATGGCGCCCATGGCGAATTGCACGCGCTCGCTTTAACCACTAAGGCGCCCTGA
- the gap gene encoding type I glyceraldehyde-3-phosphate dehydrogenase: MTTKIAINGFGRIGRNILRAFSENPRNDLEIIAINDLGPVQTNAHLLKYDSVHGRFGAEIKITDNSIDIGHGPIAVTAIRNPTELPWKDVDIVLECTGFFTERATAAQHLENGAARVIVSAPCKDADKTIVYGVNHSALNDQDIVISNASCTTNCLAPVAQVLNDSIGLKRGFMTTIHSYTGDQPTLDTMHKDLYRARSAALNMIPTTTGAARAVGLVMPDLLGKLDGVSIRVPTPNVSCVDLTFEASRDTTINEINAALEAAAAEGALKGVLGTTNEPLVSMDFNHDSRSSIVALDQTKVMEGTMCRILSWYDNEWGFSNRMLDTATQMAKFL; the protein is encoded by the coding sequence ATGACTACAAAAATCGCTATTAATGGCTTTGGCCGCATTGGTCGCAATATTTTGCGGGCATTTTCAGAAAATCCGCGCAATGATCTGGAAATTATAGCGATCAATGATCTTGGCCCTGTTCAAACAAATGCGCATCTTTTAAAATATGACAGCGTCCATGGTCGGTTCGGCGCTGAGATTAAAATCACTGATAATTCTATTGATATTGGTCATGGACCAATCGCGGTGACAGCGATCCGCAATCCTACCGAGCTGCCTTGGAAGGATGTCGATATTGTATTGGAATGCACGGGGTTTTTCACAGAGCGTGCCACAGCCGCCCAGCATCTTGAAAATGGTGCCGCCAGGGTGATTGTATCGGCCCCTTGTAAAGACGCTGATAAAACCATCGTCTATGGCGTTAATCACAGCGCTTTAAACGACCAAGACATCGTAATCTCTAACGCGTCCTGTACAACAAATTGCCTTGCTCCGGTGGCACAGGTGCTGAATGACAGTATCGGCTTGAAACGGGGCTTTATGACAACGATCCATAGCTACACTGGCGACCAACCCACTTTAGACACGATGCATAAAGATCTCTATCGTGCGCGCTCTGCCGCGCTCAACATGATCCCGACCACCACTGGCGCGGCCCGCGCGGTTGGGTTGGTGATGCCAGATTTGTTGGGAAAATTGGATGGCGTTTCCATCCGAGTGCCAACGCCGAACGTGTCTTGCGTAGATCTGACATTTGAAGCCAGTCGAGATACCACGATTAACGAAATCAATGCCGCGCTTGAAGCGGCCGCTGCTGAAGGCGCGTTAAAAGGCGTTTTGGGCACCACCAATGAACCTCTTGTGTCAATGGATTTCAACCACGACAGCCGCTCAAGCATCGTGGCGTTGGATCAAACAAAGGTTATGGAAGGCACGATGTGCCGCATCCTGTCTTGGTATGACAATGAATGGGGCTTTTCGAACCGTATGCTGGACACAGCTACGCAAATGGCTAAGTTTCTTTAA
- the purL gene encoding phosphoribosylformylglycinamidine synthase subunit PurL, with translation MREPEISDELISAHGLAPDEYQKILEIIGRAPTFTELGIFSAMWNEHCSYKSSKKWLRSLPISGPQVICGPGENAGVVDIGDGQAVVFKMESHNHPSYIEPYQGAATGVGGILRDVFTMGARPIAAMNALSFGAVDHPKTRQLVHGVVAGIGGYGNCFGVPTVGGELRFDPAYNGNCLVNAFAAGLADADKIFYSAASGVGMPVVYLGAKTGRDGVGGATMASAEFDDTIDEKRPTVQVGDPFTEKRLMEACLELMQTGAVISIQDMGAAGLTCSAVEMGDKGNLGVRLDLEKVPTRELNMTAYEMMLSESQERMLMVLQPEKEGEARAVFEKWDLDFAIVGETIAEDRFHICLNGETKADLPLKALSGNAPEYDRPWVETPPAAALADVPYLAPIDALKALICDPNYASKRWVYEQYDSQVMADTVQGPGLGAGLIRVHGTEKQLAFTSDVTPRYVQANPFEGGKQAVAEAYRNLCAMGATPLATTDNMNFGNPEKPEIMGQFVGAIKGISAAVSALNMPIVSGNVSLYNETDGAAILPTPTIGAVGLVGAQDEPIIGVARAGHEALLLGSPGTHLGCSALLSSVFNRSDGDAPSVDLDEERRNGQFILENRELIKACSDLSDGGLALAAFEMAHAAGTGLYIQSEDMSYLFGEDQARYLIACNFDQAEALMIAAGQAGVTLSSIGRFEGDQLRFGSAQADLSGLSELYNSSFGTLFD, from the coding sequence ATGCGCGAACCAGAGATTTCAGATGAGCTTATTTCGGCCCATGGACTTGCACCAGATGAATATCAGAAGATTCTAGAGATCATCGGCCGCGCCCCGACTTTCACCGAATTGGGTATCTTTTCGGCTATGTGGAATGAGCATTGCTCGTATAAATCTTCAAAAAAATGGCTGCGCAGCTTGCCTATTAGCGGTCCACAAGTGATTTGTGGCCCAGGGGAAAATGCTGGCGTGGTTGATATTGGCGACGGACAGGCCGTTGTGTTTAAAATGGAAAGCCACAACCATCCCTCTTATATCGAACCTTATCAAGGTGCAGCAACCGGTGTTGGCGGAATTTTACGCGATGTGTTTACGATGGGTGCGCGACCGATAGCGGCAATGAATGCACTCAGCTTTGGCGCAGTGGATCATCCCAAAACGCGCCAATTGGTGCATGGCGTTGTGGCCGGAATTGGCGGCTATGGAAATTGTTTTGGTGTGCCGACGGTTGGTGGCGAATTGCGCTTTGATCCTGCCTATAACGGCAATTGTTTGGTTAACGCCTTTGCCGCCGGTTTGGCCGATGCAGATAAAATTTTCTATTCAGCAGCCTCTGGTGTTGGCATGCCCGTCGTTTATTTAGGCGCAAAAACCGGCCGCGACGGCGTGGGCGGCGCCACCATGGCTTCGGCTGAATTTGACGATACGATCGACGAAAAACGCCCCACCGTTCAAGTTGGTGACCCGTTTACAGAAAAACGCTTGATGGAAGCCTGTCTGGAACTGATGCAGACCGGGGCGGTGATTTCTATTCAAGATATGGGCGCGGCTGGTTTGACCTGCTCAGCGGTAGAAATGGGGGACAAGGGGAATTTGGGAGTGCGGCTCGACCTTGAGAAGGTGCCGACGCGTGAATTGAACATGACTGCGTATGAAATGATGCTTTCGGAATCTCAAGAACGCATGCTGATGGTGCTACAGCCTGAAAAAGAAGGAGAAGCGCGGGCTGTATTTGAAAAATGGGATCTTGATTTTGCGATTGTCGGGGAAACGATTGCAGAAGACCGTTTCCATATTTGCCTCAACGGAGAAACCAAAGCTGATTTGCCGCTCAAAGCCCTTTCTGGTAATGCGCCCGAATATGATCGGCCATGGGTTGAAACGCCCCCTGCGGCGGCCTTGGCAGATGTTCCTTATCTTGCTCCGATCGACGCGTTAAAGGCTTTGATCTGCGATCCGAACTATGCAAGCAAACGTTGGGTATATGAACAATATGACAGTCAGGTTATGGCCGATACGGTACAGGGCCCGGGCTTGGGCGCGGGGCTTATTCGGGTACATGGTACCGAAAAACAATTGGCCTTCACCAGCGATGTGACGCCACGCTATGTACAGGCCAACCCGTTTGAAGGTGGCAAGCAAGCCGTTGCAGAAGCCTATCGCAACCTGTGCGCCATGGGGGCAACGCCTTTGGCTACCACTGACAATATGAATTTTGGCAATCCAGAAAAACCGGAAATCATGGGCCAGTTTGTGGGCGCAATCAAAGGTATCAGCGCCGCCGTTTCTGCTTTGAATATGCCAATTGTTTCGGGAAATGTGAGTTTGTATAATGAAACCGACGGCGCTGCGATCTTACCAACGCCGACAATTGGCGCGGTTGGTCTGGTGGGCGCGCAGGACGAGCCGATTATCGGCGTTGCGCGCGCCGGACATGAAGCTTTGCTGTTGGGATCACCTGGCACGCATTTGGGCTGCTCAGCGCTGTTGAGCAGCGTTTTCAACCGCTCAGATGGAGATGCGCCAAGCGTTGATCTTGATGAAGAGCGGCGCAATGGTCAGTTTATTTTAGAGAACCGAGAGCTGATCAAGGCCTGCAGCGATTTATCCGATGGCGGTTTGGCGTTGGCAGCATTTGAAATGGCGCATGCAGCCGGCACCGGGCTTTATATTCAAAGCGAAGATATGTCCTATTTATTCGGTGAAGACCAAGCCCGCTATCTCATCGCTTGCAATTTTGATCAGGCTGAAGCGCTGATGATCGCGGCCGGTCAAGCCGGCGTGACGCTTTCATCAATCGGTCGGTTTGAGGGCGATCAGTTGCGCTTTGGATCCGCGCAAGCAGATCTAAGCGGGCTGTCAGAGCTTTATAATTCGAGCTTTGGAACCCTGTTTGATTAG
- the zapA gene encoding cell division protein ZapA: protein MARVNVEIGKRPFDVACEPGQEGFLKAAAALLDAEATELSAQIGRLPEQRMLLMAGLMLADKMATLKVQLAQAEEKLAQFAENQTGNDSGRLDAESLSILNRLVERGEELAALGR, encoded by the coding sequence ATGGCACGCGTAAATGTTGAGATCGGCAAGCGCCCCTTTGACGTGGCCTGCGAGCCGGGGCAAGAGGGGTTTTTGAAGGCTGCTGCGGCGCTGCTTGACGCGGAAGCCACCGAGCTTTCTGCCCAAATAGGGCGCCTTCCAGAACAACGCATGCTGTTAATGGCGGGGTTGATGTTGGCGGATAAGATGGCGACATTAAAGGTTCAGCTTGCACAAGCCGAAGAAAAACTTGCCCAATTTGCTGAAAATCAAACCGGAAATGACTCGGGGCGTTTGGATGCCGAAAGCCTGTCTATTCTCAACCGGCTTGTTGAGCGCGGCGAAGAATTGGCCGCACTCGGACGCTAA
- the tkt gene encoding transketolase, producing the protein MDIQTLRSLHSDHWQNACAIRTLTLDAIAAANSGHSGMPMGMADVATVLYEKHLKFDPQNPTWPDRDRFILSAGHGSMLLYSLLHLTGYKDFPIEELKNFRQLGAKTAGHPENFLSDAIETTTGPLGQGIANAVGFAMAEEIQRARYGQKIVDHFTYVIAGDGCLMEGVSQEAIGLAGRHALSKLVVFWDNNNITIDGSVDLADRTDQLARFTASGWHVQEIDGHDPAAIDHAITAAKKSKQPSMIACKTHIALGSSAQDTSKGHGALTDPQMIADTKEAYGWSSVAFDIPKDIKSAWEGFGARGQSEHAQWTARFEALSASKQAEFARAYAYEAPTKLASAIRKFKKEISETAPKQATRKSSELALNVINPILQETVGGSADLSGSNNTRSKDMSTFDIDNRAGRYVYWGIREHGMASAMNGMALHGGIRPYGGTFMCFTDYARPAMRLAALMKVPTVFVMTHDSIGLGEDGPTHQPVEHLAISRATPNTYVFRPADAVETAEAWELAFTSPKTPSVLALSRQNLPTVRLSHKTANLSARGAYVLAEARGKREVILIATGSEVSLAIAARNILQEKGIGTRVVSMPCMELFAAQDERYRRSVLPAGSAVRVGIEAGIRQGWDQWLLGERARANRSAFIGMSGFGASAPAGTLFEHFGITAKAVASCAENLR; encoded by the coding sequence ATGGATATTCAAACGCTACGTTCTTTGCATTCAGACCATTGGCAGAACGCCTGTGCCATTCGTACCCTGACATTGGATGCAATCGCCGCTGCAAATTCGGGCCATTCCGGAATGCCAATGGGCATGGCTGATGTCGCTACCGTGCTCTATGAAAAGCATCTTAAGTTCGATCCGCAAAACCCCACCTGGCCAGATCGCGATCGCTTCATTCTATCGGCCGGCCATGGGTCAATGCTGCTTTACAGCTTGCTCCATTTGACGGGCTATAAAGATTTTCCGATCGAAGAGCTTAAAAATTTCCGCCAATTGGGCGCTAAAACTGCGGGCCACCCTGAGAATTTTCTGTCTGATGCTATCGAGACAACAACCGGGCCACTCGGTCAAGGAATCGCCAACGCGGTGGGATTCGCGATGGCAGAGGAAATACAACGCGCGCGCTATGGTCAAAAAATTGTGGATCATTTCACCTATGTGATAGCGGGCGATGGATGTCTGATGGAAGGCGTGAGCCAAGAGGCGATCGGGCTCGCCGGGCGCCATGCTTTAAGCAAACTGGTGGTGTTTTGGGATAATAACAACATCACGATTGATGGCAGCGTCGATTTGGCCGACCGCACTGATCAATTGGCGCGTTTCACTGCCTCAGGCTGGCATGTGCAAGAAATTGACGGCCATGATCCCGCAGCGATTGACCACGCGATCACAGCGGCAAAAAAATCCAAACAGCCCTCAATGATTGCTTGCAAAACGCATATCGCTCTTGGATCAAGTGCCCAAGACACGTCAAAAGGCCATGGCGCGCTTACCGACCCACAAATGATTGCAGACACTAAAGAAGCATATGGCTGGTCATCCGTCGCGTTCGATATTCCCAAAGATATCAAATCTGCATGGGAAGGCTTTGGAGCCCGCGGCCAATCCGAGCATGCGCAATGGACTGCGCGTTTCGAGGCTCTATCCGCCAGCAAACAAGCCGAGTTTGCGCGTGCCTATGCGTATGAAGCGCCCACCAAACTTGCATCCGCTATCCGCAAGTTCAAAAAAGAAATCTCGGAAACAGCTCCAAAGCAAGCCACCCGCAAATCGAGCGAACTGGCGTTAAACGTGATCAACCCCATCCTGCAAGAAACAGTCGGCGGATCGGCAGATTTATCTGGATCAAACAATACGCGCTCGAAAGATATGAGCACTTTTGATATCGATAACCGCGCTGGCCGCTATGTATATTGGGGCATTCGTGAACATGGTATGGCCTCGGCGATGAACGGAATGGCGTTGCATGGGGGCATTCGCCCCTATGGTGGTACTTTTATGTGCTTTACCGATTACGCACGCCCCGCAATGCGGTTAGCGGCCCTGATGAAGGTTCCAACCGTATTTGTCATGACGCATGACAGTATTGGTTTGGGCGAAGACGGACCAACTCATCAGCCGGTCGAACATTTGGCGATCAGTCGCGCCACGCCCAATACATATGTCTTCCGCCCTGCTGATGCCGTTGAAACGGCTGAAGCCTGGGAATTGGCCTTCACCAGCCCAAAAACACCCTCTGTATTGGCGCTGTCGCGGCAAAACCTGCCAACCGTACGTTTGAGCCATAAAACGGCCAATCTCTCAGCCCGCGGCGCCTATGTGTTGGCAGAAGCAAGGGGCAAGCGCGAGGTTATTTTGATCGCAACCGGCTCGGAGGTAAGCCTGGCCATTGCAGCACGCAATATCTTGCAAGAAAAAGGCATTGGCACGCGCGTTGTATCAATGCCCTGCATGGAATTATTCGCGGCGCAAGATGAGCGCTATCGCAGATCCGTTTTGCCCGCGGGCAGCGCAGTGCGTGTGGGTATCGAAGCAGGGATCCGCCAAGGGTGGGATCAATGGCTATTGGGCGAGCGTGCACGGGCAAATCGTTCTGCCTTTATCGGCATGTCAGGTTTCGGAGCCTCTGCGCCAGCTGGTACTTTATTTGAACATTTTGGAATAACGGCAAAGGCTGTTGCGTCTTGCGCCGAAAACCTTCGCTAA
- a CDS encoding CBS domain-containing protein — translation MFVQHILNTKNNANLITVPLKTDLSEAISILVAHKIGVVIVSETGKDALGILSERDIIRALSEAGTTALSAPVEQFMSRHVVTCSPQTSADDVLALMTENRFRHMPVLEAGALIGLISQGDVIFAQLQEILMEKDALQGMIMGH, via the coding sequence ATGTTTGTTCAGCACATTCTTAATACAAAAAATAACGCGAATTTGATCACGGTGCCTTTAAAGACAGATCTGTCTGAGGCCATTTCAATTCTTGTGGCGCATAAGATTGGTGTGGTTATCGTTTCAGAAACGGGCAAAGACGCGCTCGGTATCCTCTCTGAGAGGGATATCATTCGCGCATTATCCGAAGCCGGAACGACTGCTCTATCAGCGCCGGTTGAACAATTTATGTCGCGCCACGTTGTGACCTGCAGCCCACAAACAAGCGCGGATGATGTTTTGGCGCTGATGACGGAAAACCGGTTTCGTCATATGCCGGTTTTGGAAGCGGGTGCGTTGATCGGTTTGATCTCGCAGGGCGATGTGATTTTCGCCCAACTACAAGAGATTTTGATGGAGAAAGATGCGCTACAAGGCATGATTATGGGGCATTAG
- the gap gene encoding type I glyceraldehyde-3-phosphate dehydrogenase: protein MTVTVGINGFGRIGRSTLAHIAESARNDVQVVKINATGPVETNAHLLRYDSVHGRFPGTVSVAENTIDLGRGPMHVMSSYDPAALDWSGCDVVLECTGQFNDGLKSSIHLERGAKSVLISAPAKNVDKTIVYGVNHRDLRAEHRLVSNGSCTTNCLAPLAKTLNDAIGIERGIMTTIHSYTGDQPMLDRRHNDLYRARAAAMAMIPTSTGAAKALGEVLPELSGKLDGTAMRVPTPNVSAVDLTFEAAKTVTVEEVNAVIEEAAAGHMGHVLSYDPEPKVSIDFNHTPYSTIFAPDQTKVIGGRTVRVLAWYDNEWGFSCRMADVAATMGQLLH, encoded by the coding sequence ATGACAGTCACAGTGGGAATAAACGGCTTCGGGCGGATCGGCCGCTCAACATTGGCTCATATTGCGGAAAGCGCAAGAAATGATGTCCAAGTCGTTAAGATCAACGCCACCGGCCCTGTGGAAACCAATGCGCATTTGTTGCGCTATGACAGCGTTCATGGCCGCTTTCCCGGCACGGTAAGTGTTGCCGAGAACACGATTGATTTGGGCCGCGGACCGATGCATGTGATGTCATCTTATGACCCGGCCGCGCTAGATTGGTCTGGTTGTGATGTGGTATTAGAATGCACTGGTCAGTTTAATGATGGTTTAAAATCTTCCATCCATCTGGAGAGAGGTGCCAAATCCGTTTTGATTTCGGCCCCCGCCAAAAACGTAGATAAAACGATCGTTTATGGCGTGAACCATCGCGACCTGCGCGCCGAACATCGGCTGGTTTCAAATGGGTCTTGCACAACCAATTGCCTCGCACCGCTGGCGAAAACGTTAAATGATGCAATCGGTATTGAGCGCGGGATTATGACCACGATCCACTCTTACACTGGTGATCAACCAATGCTGGACCGCCGACATAATGATCTTTACCGCGCCCGCGCAGCCGCGATGGCGATGATCCCCACTTCAACCGGGGCAGCCAAAGCCCTTGGAGAGGTTCTGCCCGAGCTTTCCGGTAAGCTGGACGGCACCGCAATGCGGGTGCCAACACCCAATGTATCAGCCGTTGACCTGACATTTGAGGCGGCAAAAACCGTAACGGTTGAAGAGGTGAATGCCGTTATTGAAGAAGCTGCTGCAGGGCATATGGGGCATGTACTCTCCTACGATCCAGAACCAAAAGTTTCGATCGATTTCAACCACACGCCCTATTCGACAATCTTTGCACCGGATCAAACCAAAGTGATCGGAGGGCGCACCGTTCGCGTCTTGGCATGGTATGATAATGAATGGGGGTTTTCATGCCGCATGGCAGATGTTGCCGCGACCATGGGGCAGTTGCTGCACTGA
- the coaD gene encoding pantetheine-phosphate adenylyltransferase: MRIGLYPGTFDPITLGHIDIIQRAAMLVDRLVIGVAINRDKGPLFTLEERVALIEAECAVLSLKTGTEIVAHPFENLLIDCARDVKAQVIVRGLRAVADFEYEFQMVGMNRAMDSSIETVFLMAEAKHQAIASKLVKEIARLGGDASKFVTPKVLESLQTKLPK; the protein is encoded by the coding sequence ATGCGCATTGGTCTTTATCCTGGTACGTTTGACCCGATAACGCTCGGTCATATTGATATTATTCAACGCGCGGCGATGCTGGTGGATCGATTGGTGATCGGTGTGGCCATAAATCGCGATAAAGGGCCTTTGTTCACATTAGAAGAGCGCGTTGCCTTGATCGAGGCGGAATGTGCCGTTTTATCGCTGAAAACTGGTACAGAGATCGTGGCGCATCCGTTTGAAAACCTTTTGATCGATTGCGCCCGTGATGTAAAAGCGCAGGTTATCGTGCGTGGGTTGCGGGCGGTTGCCGATTTTGAATATGAATTTCAAATGGTGGGTATGAACCGGGCGATGGATTCATCGATCGAAACCGTCTTTCTAATGGCTGAAGCCAAACATCAAGCGATTGCGTCAAAATTGGTGAAGGAAATCGCCCGATTGGGCGGTGATGCGTCTAAATTTGTTACGCCGAAAGTTTTGGAAAGCTTGCAGACCAAACTTCCCAAGTGA
- a CDS encoding LysR family transcriptional regulator, translated as MQQNWDDIRVFLAVARHETLSAAARSLRIDPATVGRRVTRLEERAGVVLFARSSVGYVLTGSGDQFLRHALSMEGAMADLARDLQGREGTLSGQIRIGAPDGCANFVLPKVCADISRANPDLDIQIVSMPRVVNLTKREADMAIAVSPPNSARLSVQKITEYKLHLAASEEYLEKFGAPQTLLDLKMHKIIGYIADMIFDKELDYQNYLGQDRVVLGSNSVSVQYHWLRAGAGIGIAHDFALPSSGSLKRIIPDQLSLTRSFYLLRYKEDHRLERMNRLAQALVVGIRAEISRLEALA; from the coding sequence GTGCAGCAAAATTGGGATGATATCAGAGTGTTTTTGGCTGTTGCCCGTCATGAAACCTTATCTGCCGCCGCACGTTCACTGCGGATCGATCCGGCCACGGTTGGGCGCCGTGTGACACGGCTGGAAGAGCGCGCGGGGGTTGTTTTATTTGCACGGTCTTCGGTTGGGTACGTGTTGACAGGATCGGGAGATCAGTTTTTGCGGCACGCATTATCGATGGAGGGCGCGATGGCAGATTTAGCGCGCGACTTGCAAGGCCGTGAAGGAACGTTGAGCGGCCAAATTCGGATAGGAGCGCCGGATGGCTGCGCAAATTTTGTGCTGCCGAAAGTCTGCGCGGATATCTCGCGTGCCAATCCTGATTTAGATATCCAGATTGTTTCCATGCCACGGGTTGTCAACTTGACCAAGCGCGAAGCCGATATGGCGATCGCAGTGAGCCCACCGAATTCCGCCCGTTTGAGCGTGCAAAAAATAACCGAATATAAATTGCATTTGGCCGCTTCTGAAGAGTATTTGGAAAAATTCGGGGCGCCGCAAACGTTATTAGATTTAAAAATGCATAAAATTATTGGCTATATAGCCGATATGATTTTTGACAAGGAATTAGATTATCAAAATTATCTTGGGCAAGATCGGGTGGTGTTGGGATCAAATTCAGTTTCTGTGCAGTATCATTGGCTGCGGGCAGGGGCGGGGATCGGGATCGCGCATGATTTCGCACTGCCATCTTCAGGTAGCCTGAAACGCATAATACCTGATCAGCTGTCTTTAACGCGAAGTTTCTATCTTTTACGCTATAAAGAAGATCATCGCCTTGAGCGTATGAACCGCCTCGCGCAGGCGCTTGTTGTCGGGATTCGGGCTGAAATCAGCCGATTAGAAGCCTTAGCTTGA